One window from the genome of Bdellovibrio sp. NC01 encodes:
- a CDS encoding NAD(P)/FAD-dependent oxidoreductase produces MKFDYEVLIVGGGPGGLTAALTLGRIHRTALLCDDNHPRNLPSAHVNNFPSHDGIHPAEWRRLARKDLEKYPSISPFHGTVSYIEKLTDGFRAELSSGTSVVVKKIILAYGVKDRMLPISGFQELWGKAIFHCPFCHGYEIRGSRLGMLVKNGFAFHSLPLIESLASNLVVFTDGGHPFSSEQLEVLARKNITVIQQKISSFTYSDERLQAVVLENGTSIDRDYLFYAAEFPFIQKSSLGEKLGCEVNEFGLYKINERGGTTVRGVYACGDSVAMAQSVLLSCASGVLAGSGVIFELLSSH; encoded by the coding sequence ATGAAATTCGATTATGAGGTTTTAATTGTAGGCGGCGGCCCTGGAGGCTTAACTGCTGCTCTAACGTTGGGACGAATCCACCGCACGGCACTTCTTTGCGATGATAACCATCCACGCAATCTGCCGTCAGCGCACGTAAACAACTTCCCTTCTCATGACGGCATTCATCCCGCTGAATGGCGCCGCTTGGCCAGAAAGGATCTGGAAAAGTATCCCTCTATCTCCCCTTTTCACGGCACTGTCTCATACATTGAGAAACTGACGGATGGTTTTCGTGCCGAACTTTCTTCGGGCACTTCGGTTGTTGTGAAGAAAATCATTCTTGCTTATGGAGTTAAAGATCGCATGCTTCCAATTTCAGGTTTTCAAGAACTTTGGGGCAAAGCGATTTTCCACTGCCCGTTTTGTCACGGCTACGAAATTCGCGGCTCACGCTTAGGCATGCTTGTAAAAAATGGCTTCGCGTTTCACTCCTTGCCATTGATTGAAAGCTTGGCGTCTAATCTTGTGGTCTTCACGGACGGTGGTCATCCGTTTTCCTCTGAGCAATTGGAGGTATTGGCGCGCAAAAATATTACTGTAATACAGCAAAAAATTTCTTCTTTTACGTACTCTGACGAACGACTCCAAGCGGTCGTGTTAGAGAATGGGACATCTATAGATCGGGATTATCTTTTTTATGCGGCAGAATTCCCGTTTATTCAGAAGTCCTCGCTGGGTGAAAAGCTTGGATGCGAGGTGAATGAGTTTGGTCTTTATAAAATCAATGAGCGCGGGGGCACGACTGTCCGTGGTGTTTATGCTTGTGGAGATTCCGTGGCTATGGCTCAGTCTGTTCTACTTTCTTGTGCGAGCGGGGTTTTGGCTGGAAGTGGTGTTATATTCGAACTGTTATCGAGTCATTAA
- a CDS encoding LysR family transcriptional regulator: MDFGKLKAFIVVAEELNFRKSAEILGMSQPPLTRLISSLEKELGTKLFERTTRSVQLTGAGVLLLKEAREIAGALSRIETEVRAAGRMKAGTLKIGFSRTAFMARFPDLIEEFQRRCPKIKLELQEVSSQDLLKKVEAGRYDVGFVEAVTSFPGLANQEVLQENLGVLLPLKHPLAKKKEIHLHELKNETIILHHRKEAEEFHDRISHLMKGIAKSPKIYIKAEGESCPILVAMGKGVSLTIANATNFAPEHTRFVPIKDMFMPVHVFWRPGAEDASLKTFISFIAEKEAVLTKNTQCLYLASDKSH, from the coding sequence ATGGACTTTGGAAAGCTAAAAGCCTTTATCGTCGTGGCCGAAGAACTGAACTTCCGCAAAAGTGCAGAAATTCTGGGAATGTCTCAACCACCACTCACTCGTCTTATTTCATCTCTTGAAAAAGAATTGGGAACAAAGCTCTTTGAGCGCACCACGCGTTCTGTACAACTGACGGGTGCTGGCGTTCTACTTTTGAAGGAGGCTCGAGAAATTGCTGGGGCCTTATCGCGAATAGAAACAGAAGTTCGTGCCGCGGGCAGGATGAAGGCGGGCACTTTAAAAATCGGTTTTTCCAGAACCGCATTTATGGCTCGTTTTCCAGATCTGATTGAAGAGTTTCAACGACGTTGTCCAAAAATAAAATTGGAATTGCAGGAGGTTTCCAGTCAAGACCTACTTAAAAAAGTCGAAGCCGGTCGCTATGACGTGGGCTTTGTCGAAGCGGTGACTTCTTTCCCGGGGCTTGCAAATCAAGAGGTGTTGCAAGAAAACTTAGGTGTACTTTTGCCTCTAAAACATCCACTCGCTAAGAAAAAAGAAATTCACCTGCACGAACTTAAAAATGAAACGATTATTCTGCATCATCGTAAAGAGGCCGAAGAGTTTCATGATCGCATTTCACATCTCATGAAGGGGATTGCGAAAAGTCCTAAAATATACATTAAAGCAGAAGGTGAGAGTTGTCCGATTTTAGTGGCGATGGGTAAAGGTGTGTCGCTGACGATTGCGAACGCAACGAATTTTGCACCGGAACACACGCGTTTTGTGCCGATTAAAGATATGTTCATGCCAGTGCATGTATTTTGGCGCCCCGGAGCAGAAGATGCCTCTTTAAAAACTTTTATCAGCTTCATCGCAGAAAAAGAAGCCGTCTTGACGAAAAATACGCAATGTCTTTACCTGGCAAGCGATAAATCACACTAG
- a CDS encoding nucleoside deaminase, with protein sequence MSEKDFLKQAVELAIENRKKGGRPFGALLVKDGQIIAKGVNNILTTFDPSSHAEMEAIRSATMSTRNLDLRGCTIYASGQPCPMCLAAMAFTGVSEAVFAFANADAEPFGFSSAVVYSKLHISEVEFIPFRKVDCGYSASQVYG encoded by the coding sequence ATGAGCGAAAAAGATTTTTTAAAGCAAGCTGTCGAATTAGCGATCGAAAATCGCAAAAAAGGCGGAAGACCTTTTGGCGCACTGCTGGTTAAAGACGGACAGATCATCGCTAAAGGCGTGAATAACATTCTGACAACGTTTGATCCCTCTTCCCATGCAGAGATGGAAGCGATTCGGTCGGCAACCATGAGCACGCGCAATCTTGATTTGCGTGGCTGTACGATTTACGCAAGCGGCCAACCTTGCCCGATGTGTTTAGCCGCGATGGCTTTTACTGGAGTTTCTGAAGCCGTGTTTGCATTCGCTAATGCGGATGCCGAGCCGTTTGGATTTTCTAGTGCTGTCGTTTATTCGAAGCTTCATATTTCAGAGGTTGAATTTATTCCTTTCAGAAAAGTTGATTGCGGCTATTCGGCTTCGCAAGTCTATGGGTAA
- a CDS encoding DUF3224 domain-containing protein, with amino-acid sequence MKTIKGSFEVKSTPLPADEVSQATGAMRMRFDKTFSGPFAATGVVSMMGILNGSSGGYVAIEKITGSIEGRSGSFCFQHSCTMDAGAQKQTIEVIPGTGNGELTNLKGEMTIEIVNGQHFYTFNYSIESGIL; translated from the coding sequence ATGAAAACAATTAAAGGTTCTTTCGAAGTTAAAAGCACTCCCCTGCCAGCTGACGAAGTTTCCCAAGCGACAGGTGCTATGCGCATGCGTTTTGATAAAACATTCTCAGGCCCCTTTGCAGCAACGGGTGTTGTATCGATGATGGGAATTTTAAACGGTTCTTCAGGCGGCTATGTCGCCATCGAAAAAATCACTGGCAGCATTGAAGGCAGATCTGGTTCATTTTGTTTTCAGCACAGCTGCACGATGGATGCAGGGGCACAGAAACAAACAATTGAAGTGATTCCGGGAACTGGCAACGGTGAACTGACGAACTTGAAAGGTGAAATGACTATCGAGATCGTCAACGGTCAGCACTTTTATACTTTCAATTATTCTATTGAGTCGGGAATTTTATGA
- a CDS encoding adenylosuccinate synthase yields the protein MSGVVVVGAQWGDEGKGKLIDVFAEKADMVVRYQGGANAGHTLVVNGQKTILHLVPSGILRPETTCVIASGVVIDVSAISKEIKGLKESGLLQNPKQLMISDTATVILPYHKALDAARESALSDEKIGTTGKGIGPAYEDRASRRAVLFGDLFDRESLRKKLELALRERNFILENYYKTTGFNIDELMNDLAVLADELAPYRSKDCALFISKAIKAGKRVMFEGAQGTMLDVLHGTYPFVTSSSTLASNACASAGIGPMSINKVIGVFKAYTTRVGSGPFPTELFDETGSKIQADGHEFGSTTGRARRCGWLDLVALKYAIRVNGITNLAMMKIDVLTGHDRLGVCTAYKLNGEIITELPTSPYELEKVEPIIEWLPGWKEDLTKVKTLSDLPRPTTNYIDYVGSQLGTPIDVISVGPGREQTLWVKPLFNN from the coding sequence ATGTCTGGAGTTGTGGTTGTCGGCGCTCAATGGGGCGATGAAGGTAAAGGTAAATTGATCGACGTGTTTGCAGAAAAAGCAGACATGGTTGTGCGCTACCAAGGTGGTGCAAACGCAGGTCACACATTGGTCGTTAACGGCCAGAAAACAATTCTTCACTTGGTTCCTTCGGGAATTCTTCGTCCTGAAACAACATGCGTGATCGCTTCTGGTGTGGTGATTGACGTTTCTGCCATCAGCAAAGAAATCAAAGGTCTTAAAGAATCAGGCCTTTTGCAAAATCCAAAACAATTGATGATCTCTGATACCGCAACTGTGATCCTTCCTTATCACAAGGCTTTGGATGCGGCTCGCGAATCAGCATTAAGTGATGAAAAAATCGGAACAACTGGCAAAGGCATCGGTCCTGCTTATGAAGACCGCGCTTCTCGCCGTGCTGTTTTGTTCGGTGATCTTTTCGATCGCGAATCTTTGCGTAAAAAATTGGAATTGGCTTTGCGTGAGCGCAATTTCATCTTGGAAAATTATTATAAAACGACAGGCTTCAACATTGATGAGTTGATGAACGATTTGGCTGTGCTTGCTGACGAGTTGGCTCCATACCGCTCTAAAGACTGTGCGTTGTTTATCTCTAAAGCCATCAAAGCTGGCAAACGCGTGATGTTCGAAGGTGCGCAAGGGACAATGCTTGACGTTCTTCACGGCACGTACCCGTTTGTAACAAGCTCTTCAACATTGGCTTCAAACGCGTGTGCGTCAGCGGGCATTGGTCCAATGAGCATCAACAAAGTGATCGGCGTATTCAAGGCTTACACAACTCGCGTTGGTAGCGGTCCGTTCCCGACTGAACTGTTTGATGAAACGGGTTCAAAAATTCAAGCTGACGGTCACGAATTCGGTTCAACAACAGGTCGCGCGCGTCGTTGCGGTTGGTTGGATCTTGTTGCGTTGAAATACGCGATTCGTGTTAACGGCATCACAAACTTAGCGATGATGAAGATTGACGTTTTGACTGGTCATGATCGTTTGGGCGTGTGCACAGCTTACAAATTGAATGGCGAAATCATCACAGAACTTCCAACGTCTCCGTACGAATTGGAAAAAGTGGAACCGATCATCGAATGGCTTCCAGGTTGGAAAGAAGATTTGACGAAAGTAAAAACACTTTCTGATCTTCCTCGTCCAACAACGAACTACATCGATTACGTTGGTTCGCAATTGGGCACACCGATCGATGTGATTTCAGTGGGACCTGGTCGTGAGCAAACTCTTTGGGTAAAACCGTTGTTTAACAACTAA
- a CDS encoding D-2-hydroxyacid dehydrogenase, whose protein sequence is MKKKILITDRFAQDSFLYLQQQSHFEVVRSDHPQHLPLEHLVTANCLVIRSRTKINEELLQKARQLQLIITCTSGFDHIDLDATEKWGVTVMHTPTANIESAAQLTWGLVLNCVNNIPQAFKMVKAGDWKRDLITGIELCGRTYGIVGLGRIGSRVAEIAQAFGMNVVAYDPYVDDDVFERLKIPRLSYEEVLKTADVLSFHVPRTLETDNMLNRSHFEYIHRGIVLINTSRGSVINENDLCEALEKGWLRSVGLDVFEKEPLNRNSNLLTYPNVILTPHIGANTEDAFFKASQVAANKLSAFFIDGSTSDTLPPRTPWYGATGFKGE, encoded by the coding sequence ATGAAGAAAAAGATTTTGATCACAGATCGTTTCGCGCAAGACAGCTTTTTGTATTTACAACAACAAAGCCATTTTGAAGTCGTACGTTCGGATCATCCGCAACACCTGCCCCTTGAACACTTAGTGACGGCGAACTGTCTGGTTATTCGTAGCCGCACTAAAATTAACGAAGAGCTTTTACAAAAAGCCCGTCAATTGCAATTGATCATCACGTGCACAAGCGGTTTTGATCATATCGATTTGGATGCGACAGAAAAATGGGGCGTCACGGTTATGCACACCCCGACTGCCAATATTGAATCAGCAGCGCAATTGACGTGGGGCTTGGTTTTGAATTGTGTGAACAATATTCCGCAAGCATTCAAAATGGTGAAGGCCGGCGATTGGAAACGCGATCTTATTACGGGTATTGAATTGTGTGGTCGCACTTACGGCATTGTCGGTTTAGGCCGCATCGGCAGTCGTGTCGCTGAAATTGCACAAGCTTTCGGCATGAACGTCGTTGCTTACGACCCGTATGTCGATGATGACGTGTTTGAACGTTTAAAAATTCCCCGTTTAAGTTACGAAGAGGTTTTAAAAACTGCTGACGTTTTAAGCTTCCACGTGCCACGCACTCTGGAAACAGACAACATGTTAAACCGCTCGCACTTTGAATACATCCACCGTGGGATTGTGCTGATCAATACATCGCGTGGCTCGGTGATAAACGAAAACGACCTGTGTGAGGCTCTTGAAAAAGGTTGGTTGCGTTCCGTGGGCTTGGATGTTTTTGAAAAAGAGCCACTAAACAGAAACTCAAATCTTTTGACATATCCCAACGTAATTTTGACTCCACATATTGGAGCAAATACTGAAGATGCGTTCTTTAAAGCCTCTCAGGTTGCAGCTAATAAGCTTTCAGCCTTCTTTATTGATGGCAGCACTTCTGACACTCTCCCGCCAAGAACGCCTTGGTACGGAGCAACTGGATTTAAAGGCGAATAA
- a CDS encoding alanine--glyoxylate aminotransferase family protein: MTSPNASDYSLLAPGPVNLHPEVRKALALPMIHHRTPEFDKILKRVLTNIKTVFQTQEDVYLLTATGSGGMEALLVNTLSPGDKVLAIVSGKFGERWADMAKTYGAIVTIINVPWGEAVKVSDVAAHLKANPDTRAVLCQACETSTAVAHPIKELAQVIDGYADTLFLVDAITALGAYPLPMDEWKIDGLVAGSQKAFMLPTGMAFISFSKKAWKFIENAKFPRYYFDVRKEKKANGAGETFYSSNVAIIRALDVVLGLIATQGLDKLFHTIHRRAEVTRIFAQQLGFTLYAQAPSDSVTALTVPPQMDGQKIRLHLEEVHNITIMGGQDQAKGKIIRVGHMGYIQDQEMLRLLECLGLTLRHFDSECISLEQISSVVDEARKWLEQNP, encoded by the coding sequence ATGACATCTCCAAATGCTTCAGATTACAGCTTATTAGCTCCGGGGCCCGTGAATCTTCATCCTGAGGTGCGTAAAGCCTTGGCACTGCCGATGATTCACCACCGCACTCCTGAATTTGATAAAATTTTGAAGCGCGTTTTGACGAATATTAAAACCGTTTTTCAAACGCAAGAAGACGTTTATCTTTTGACGGCAACGGGTTCTGGCGGAATGGAAGCGTTGTTAGTGAATACGCTTTCTCCGGGCGATAAAGTTCTGGCAATTGTCTCTGGAAAATTTGGTGAGCGTTGGGCCGACATGGCGAAAACATATGGTGCGATCGTGACGATCATCAACGTTCCATGGGGCGAAGCCGTTAAAGTGTCTGATGTCGCTGCTCACTTAAAAGCAAATCCTGATACGCGCGCGGTCCTTTGCCAAGCTTGCGAAACTTCAACAGCCGTTGCTCACCCCATTAAAGAACTTGCACAAGTGATTGACGGCTATGCTGACACCTTGTTCTTAGTTGATGCGATCACAGCCTTAGGTGCATATCCCCTGCCGATGGACGAATGGAAAATTGACGGTCTGGTCGCAGGCTCGCAAAAAGCATTCATGTTGCCGACAGGCATGGCGTTTATTTCTTTTTCTAAAAAAGCCTGGAAGTTTATCGAGAACGCTAAATTTCCACGTTATTATTTTGACGTTCGCAAAGAGAAAAAAGCAAACGGCGCCGGCGAAACTTTTTATTCTTCAAACGTGGCGATCATTCGCGCGCTGGATGTGGTTTTAGGCCTGATTGCGACTCAAGGTTTGGATAAACTTTTTCACACGATTCATCGTCGTGCGGAAGTGACGCGTATTTTTGCGCAGCAATTAGGTTTTACTCTGTATGCCCAGGCACCGAGTGATTCTGTCACGGCTTTGACTGTTCCACCGCAGATGGATGGACAAAAAATTCGTCTGCATCTTGAAGAAGTTCACAACATCACAATTATGGGTGGCCAAGATCAAGCGAAAGGTAAAATCATTCGCGTCGGTCACATGGGCTACATCCAAGATCAAGAGATGCTCCGCTTGCTAGAATGTCTTGGTCTAACACTTCGTCATTTCGATAGCGAATGCATTTCTTTGGAACAAATCTCTTCTGTGGTGGATGAAGCACGCAAGTGGTTGGAGCAAAATCCATGA
- a CDS encoding LptE family protein, giving the protein MDAIFKAFRISMILSLFLCGCAYHLGAASRSIPGGYKQISVPVFKNKTQETGIEVSFTNAMIQEFQRSRVARVVDNSLSEVAVIGSIDNIQYLPGAKRLSGDSATPYLPNGSALASEYRILLTVTVRVVRQADGTELWKGSFNGERTYQAPQVTLAGVNSVNPLYNLSARRQNIDVMASDLMLEAHDRITENF; this is encoded by the coding sequence GTGGACGCAATCTTTAAAGCTTTTCGTATCTCTATGATTCTTTCGCTTTTCCTCTGTGGATGTGCCTATCACTTAGGCGCTGCAAGTCGCAGTATTCCAGGTGGCTATAAGCAAATTTCTGTGCCGGTTTTTAAAAATAAAACTCAGGAAACAGGAATCGAAGTGTCATTTACAAATGCCATGATTCAAGAGTTTCAACGTTCACGTGTTGCGCGTGTTGTGGACAACTCTTTGTCCGAAGTTGCGGTGATCGGTTCAATCGATAACATTCAATACTTGCCTGGAGCGAAACGTCTATCAGGTGACTCTGCAACTCCTTATTTGCCTAACGGTTCAGCACTCGCTTCAGAGTATCGTATTCTTTTAACGGTGACAGTGCGAGTGGTTCGTCAAGCAGACGGAACTGAATTGTGGAAAGGCTCCTTCAACGGTGAGCGAACTTACCAAGCTCCACAGGTGACGCTTGCAGGCGTAAACTCGGTGAATCCTCTTTACAATCTTTCTGCACGCAGGCAAAACATTGACGTCATGGCGAGCGACCTTATGCTCGAGGCCCATGACCGCATCACTGAGAATTTTTAG
- the holA gene encoding DNA polymerase III subunit delta, whose amino-acid sequence MAPLYFLFGEEPYLLNQSVERFKYAVLNEGAIDFNYSLFYASDADVVAVRDAVETLPMMAPRRLVILKEAQELNDKEWTQLEPLIDNAVDSTVFVILATRVDKRKKQIRALLDKAECVEFKKPYENQIPSWINYIAQSLGLTISNEAIHLLHKLVGHHLTEIEGELKKLGEFIEGARRIEVSDVAQVVSRSKEENVFDFTKAIGENDRVKALEHLVHLLDQGQNEIGIVSLVARHVRILLTVKKGMDEGLHGAKLAHYAQVPPYFLDTYTDQSRRWTAKKLEQTLVVLSETDKALKSSPLSSHIWLENMVLKTCGSQAAV is encoded by the coding sequence TTGGCTCCTCTTTATTTCTTGTTTGGTGAAGAGCCTTATTTGCTGAATCAAAGTGTTGAGCGCTTCAAGTACGCCGTTCTGAATGAAGGCGCCATCGATTTCAACTACAGTCTTTTTTATGCAAGCGATGCGGACGTTGTTGCCGTTCGTGATGCTGTTGAAACTTTGCCGATGATGGCTCCGCGCCGTTTGGTGATCTTGAAAGAAGCCCAAGAATTAAACGATAAAGAGTGGACTCAATTAGAGCCGCTGATCGACAACGCTGTTGATTCGACAGTGTTTGTGATTCTTGCAACTCGTGTAGATAAACGTAAAAAACAAATCCGTGCACTGCTTGATAAAGCTGAATGCGTGGAATTTAAAAAGCCTTACGAAAATCAGATCCCGTCTTGGATCAACTACATCGCACAAAGCCTTGGTCTTACGATCAGCAACGAAGCGATTCACCTTCTTCATAAATTAGTGGGTCATCATCTGACTGAAATTGAAGGGGAGCTGAAAAAGCTTGGTGAGTTTATCGAGGGCGCACGTCGTATTGAAGTGTCTGATGTGGCGCAAGTGGTATCCCGTTCAAAAGAAGAAAACGTTTTCGATTTCACCAAAGCTATCGGTGAAAATGATCGCGTCAAAGCGCTTGAACACTTGGTGCACTTGTTAGATCAAGGCCAAAACGAAATCGGTATCGTGTCGTTGGTAGCGCGCCATGTGCGCATCTTGCTGACAGTAAAAAAAGGTATGGATGAAGGATTGCATGGGGCGAAGCTTGCGCACTATGCCCAAGTGCCTCCGTACTTCCTTGATACTTATACAGATCAATCACGTCGCTGGACTGCCAAAAAGCTTGAGCAAACTCTCGTGGTTCTTTCTGAGACAGATAAAGCCTTGAAGTCTTCACCATTGTCTAGTCACATCTGGCTTGAAAACATGGTTTTGAAAACTTGCGGTTCGCAAGCGGCCGTTTAA
- a CDS encoding PilZ domain-containing protein, which translates to MKFDYEDKGHFRRQYPRRAMKRKAGVLCDGSYFVCETGEIGEGGMAIVSDFVLTEGHELVVSLQIPSGDFVFLRAVVRSTRQREDHKVVHGLSFADIAFSIKRQIRAFVSARADSIAS; encoded by the coding sequence ATGAAGTTTGATTACGAAGATAAGGGCCATTTTCGCCGTCAGTACCCACGACGTGCGATGAAACGCAAAGCCGGTGTGCTTTGTGACGGTTCTTATTTTGTCTGTGAAACAGGTGAAATCGGTGAGGGTGGTATGGCCATCGTCTCTGATTTTGTTTTGACAGAGGGTCACGAACTTGTGGTCAGTCTGCAAATCCCATCAGGTGATTTTGTGTTCTTACGCGCGGTTGTGCGTTCGACTCGTCAAAGAGAAGACCATAAGGTCGTTCACGGTCTGAGCTTCGCGGATATCGCATTTTCGATCAAACGTCAGATCCGTGCCTTCGTATCAGCACGCGCTGACTCTATCGCAAGCTAA
- the rpsT gene encoding 30S ribosomal protein S20 translates to MANHKSAAKRARQSIRKTAVNNARKSTVKTAEKKLVKAIEAKDLKALPELLKAFTSQVMKAAKTGVMKKETASRKISRLSVRATATK, encoded by the coding sequence TTGGCAAATCATAAGTCTGCAGCAAAAAGAGCTCGTCAGTCTATCCGTAAAACAGCAGTTAACAACGCTCGTAAAAGCACAGTTAAAACAGCTGAGAAAAAACTAGTTAAAGCTATCGAAGCAAAAGACCTTAAAGCTCTTCCTGAGTTGTTGAAGGCTTTCACTTCTCAAGTGATGAAAGCTGCTAAAACTGGCGTTATGAAGAAAGAAACTGCTTCTCGCAAGATCAGCCGTCTTTCTGTTCGCGCTACAGCAACTAAATAG
- the murJ gene encoding murein biosynthesis integral membrane protein MurJ encodes MLKRAFFMASGTLTSRILGLFRDMALAALFDRAITDAWTAAFRLPNLFRRLFGEGSLSVSFIPVFMEAKSEDASGVRAQNLINALYTVLLIFLGSLTVLGIIFMEQVLGVLLTSQYMADTERWLLTVRMARLMFGFVYFVCSYAYFMGILNALGSFGLPAVAPALLNISMLVFTFMPPSWFAQAGDGLAWGVLVGGVLQSLVLWLALKARGYLPRLQFAFKNSDLKKVLVNMVPGLLGMGLLQLTTLVNLHFASALGQGAISYIYWADRLLELPLSLVSISLGAALLPTLSDLYIRKEHSYFADTLQKNFLFTFFLAWPAALGLFFLSQPIVEVLFKRGAFSDGDARATAIVLQVYALNLLFVSGVRIIAPAFYAVKNTWLPAVAAVLSLVLHIAWAPWWISRAGLQGLVVSSLCAVIVQFVVMMLAMHFMVTKIKWLQTSAELGKMFLAGCALVGAVQIYAVLEKAGVPSQLVNLALAILLGAGAYTVVALGLRLEQARLLWAALRRKF; translated from the coding sequence GTGCTGAAAAGGGCCTTTTTCATGGCGTCGGGCACCTTAACAAGCCGAATTTTGGGCTTATTCCGCGATATGGCGTTGGCGGCTCTGTTTGATCGAGCGATCACGGACGCGTGGACTGCGGCGTTCCGTTTACCCAATCTGTTCCGCCGTCTGTTCGGTGAAGGCTCCCTTTCTGTGAGTTTTATTCCCGTTTTCATGGAAGCCAAAAGCGAAGATGCATCGGGCGTTCGCGCACAAAATTTGATCAATGCGCTTTATACCGTTCTGCTGATCTTCCTGGGGTCCCTCACAGTATTGGGCATCATCTTTATGGAGCAAGTGCTGGGAGTGTTATTAACTTCGCAGTACATGGCTGACACGGAACGCTGGTTACTGACGGTGCGTATGGCGCGCTTGATGTTTGGTTTTGTGTATTTCGTGTGTAGTTATGCTTACTTCATGGGGATTTTAAATGCCCTAGGAAGTTTCGGCCTACCGGCCGTCGCACCGGCGCTTTTAAATATTTCAATGCTGGTATTTACATTCATGCCGCCATCATGGTTTGCACAAGCGGGTGATGGACTTGCGTGGGGTGTGCTGGTTGGTGGCGTGTTGCAATCATTGGTGTTGTGGTTGGCGCTGAAGGCGCGTGGATATCTGCCGCGTTTGCAATTTGCTTTTAAAAATTCCGATCTAAAAAAAGTTTTAGTGAATATGGTGCCGGGTCTTTTGGGTATGGGCTTGTTGCAACTGACGACGTTAGTGAATTTGCATTTCGCAAGTGCACTCGGGCAGGGGGCGATTTCCTATATTTATTGGGCCGATCGTTTGTTAGAGCTGCCACTGTCGCTGGTATCAATCAGTCTGGGGGCTGCGTTGTTGCCGACCTTGAGTGATTTATATATTCGCAAAGAGCATTCTTACTTCGCGGATACTTTGCAGAAGAATTTTCTGTTCACGTTCTTTTTAGCGTGGCCCGCAGCTTTAGGTTTGTTCTTTTTAAGTCAGCCGATTGTTGAAGTGTTATTTAAGCGCGGTGCTTTTTCAGACGGTGATGCGCGCGCAACCGCCATCGTTTTGCAAGTTTATGCGCTAAACTTATTATTTGTTTCAGGTGTGCGCATTATTGCTCCGGCCTTTTATGCCGTGAAAAACACGTGGTTGCCCGCGGTCGCAGCCGTGTTGTCGCTGGTTCTTCATATCGCGTGGGCGCCGTGGTGGATTTCTCGAGCGGGATTGCAGGGCTTAGTTGTTTCAAGCTTGTGTGCTGTGATCGTGCAGTTTGTGGTGATGATGCTTGCAATGCATTTCATGGTTACAAAAATAAAGTGGCTGCAAACTTCAGCTGAGCTCGGCAAAATGTTTTTGGCGGGATGTGCCTTGGTCGGCGCCGTGCAGATTTACGCGGTCTTAGAAAAAGCAGGTGTTCCATCGCAATTGGTGAATTTAGCACTGGCAATCTTGCTGGGGGCCGGGGCGTATACAGTCGTGGCTCTTGGACTGCGCTTAGAACAAGCGCGGCTTTTGTGGGCCGCGCTTCGTAGGAAGTTTTAG